The DNA window gtaattaatttcattaaattggATCTTCATTGGCATATCAAATTAGGTGTACTTATTGCTTAACCCCGTGCATATGGAAAGAAACAATGACGTAGAGTAAATTTGTTTTCTTGACcccgatttttttaaatattgcatagaTAGGATTTTCATAAtacccgttttttttttcacttagtTCCTAATTATTAACTGAGCCATGCTTTGAGGTGAGAAGGTAAGTAAACTGTTTTGTCAAGGTCTATCAAACCTGCGCATATGGGGATTGACATAGACGCTTTTATCTTTTCTGGAGTCAGGATACAGTACAAAATACTTTCACATAGTTTTTCGAATCTAGATACCCTAGTTTTATCGAGAAggcatatatttaaaataaaaatgtctatATATCTGTCTGTGTGCTTTCTGTGTGAATGAAATTTGGTTATTTACTTATAGCTCACATTTTGGATATTTTGTATTTCAAAACCGTGCGCAGAATAGGGGGCGTTTTTAAGTTCGCGGAATCGGGGGTAAGAcgtggaaataaaaatacaagttaaTTCTTCCTTTTCAATATATTCTCCTGCAACCCTAATACATTTTTCAGATCTTTCAATTAGCTTATGTATACCctcgaaaaaaatgttttttctttgtctGAAAAATAAGCTGAAACTGCTTCCTTCACTTCTTCATCGCTTGAGAACTTCTTCCCCcgaagttctttttttatttttggaaagaGATAATAATCACTGGGAGCCAGGTCAGGACTGTAGGGTGGATGAACCAAAATATCGAAGCCCATCTTATACAGGGAAGCCAACGCAACACGGCTCTTGTGCACAGGCGCGTTGTCGTGCAGAAGGAGGACACCTTTGGTTAATTTTCCCCTTCTTTTTGCCTTGATTGCTTCCTTTAATCGCTCTAAGATTAAAGCGTAGTATTCTCCGGTCATGGAGAcacttttatctttataatctATCAACAAGATTCCTTCTGAGTCCCAAAAGATTGTCGCCATGATTTTTCCTGCCGACTGTGACACCTTAAATTTCTTTGGTGGTGGTGTACCTTTTTTGTGCCACTGCATAGAATCTTGTTTCGACTCAGGTTCATAATGATGAACCCAAGTTTCATCCCCAGTAACAATTCGAGTCAATACTCCATCCTGGTCTTCATTACAGAGGTCCAAAAACGCGCGAGAACACTCTAAGCGCTGTTGTTTTTGAGGCGGCGTGAGCATTCTCGGCACCTTGCACTGACTTTGGTCATGCCGAGATGATCGtgaagaattttaaatatgGTTGTATTGGATACTCCAACCATTTCTGCGAGCTGTTTCTTCTTTAGTCTAGCATCTTCCAGTATTAATTTTTCcactttttgaattatttccGGAGTGGTCACCTCGATCGGCCGTCCTGGCCGAGGATCATCTTCAAGTGAGGCCCTGCCCTGCTTAAAAAGGGTATGCCACTTATAAACCATGGTTTTACCGGGGCAATACTCCCCGTAAACGGATGACATCTCTTCTAGTATGGTTTGAACCGATTTACCTTGCTTGGTAAGGAACTTTATGACAGCGCGGTGCtcgattttctccatttttcaCAATGTCCTTCCCAACTGAGTTGATTGATCGACGATAATTCAAATGGCCCGATTACACAACGTtctatttatactaataataagcTACTTAACCAGTTACGACTAAGGAAAGTACCCtcatttattaattacctaCCCATTCCGCGAATATAAAAATGCACCCTCGTAGAGCTCCTTTAaccctaaataataattttttgaattatatccATAACTCCGTTAAACCCGGACCGCTTTCAACAGTTATAGTATCTCTGGAAAGGTTATGTAACCAGTTTGGATATGTTAAATTTTTGGCCAAGATCTGGTTAATGTCATAGGATAGAATTCCTCGGTACTTatacagcaaacccctcatttaaaacTTGCGTAATTTAACGATACTTAAGAGCGTGAATTTACCGATTtgatacacttttttatttatttactagctgacccgcgaaACTTCGTCTGTACCGAATCGGTTATCAAAGgtttaaatatcttcaaaatACCTAGAAACGCATTACAGCGCTGCCTactgggtccagttttatttccaaactatgttattcgagGCTGGGCGGcgcggcccgctgcattt is part of the Pararge aegeria chromosome 2, ilParAegt1.1, whole genome shotgun sequence genome and encodes:
- the LOC120630020 gene encoding protein GVQW3-like — translated: MEKIEHRAVIKFLTKQGKSVQTILEEMSSVYGEYCPGKTMVYKWHTLFKQGRASLEDDPRPGRPIEVTTPEIIQKVEKLILEDARLKKKQLAEMVGVSNTTIFKILHDHLGMTKRLRKLVAAQHGAAVPPAPPLAPPAS